The proteins below are encoded in one region of Geomonas ferrireducens:
- a CDS encoding PocR ligand-binding domain-containing protein, whose product MFKSLILMLCLIVSVAAAPGAYQSQKTLVVGSEENFPPFSTGSTDETAGGFAVELWKEVAQEAGLKYSIRVRPWGELLQEFRDGKVDVLVNIATSEERHRYTDFSVPHVTVNGAIFVRKGDSRIRSEEDLAGKSIIVFKSDLAHEYAISKGWQKQLVLVSDAREGLRLLSSGKHDAMLLSKLAGMQTLRELHIENVRALDAKVGYAQKFTFGVRKGESDLLAALNEGLALTKADGDYDELYQKWFGVYETKEPTFRDMLKYLLPFALLVACLAVYFFYRRSRERKASEAALRESKLRLDTILDNVGAYIFIKDTKYRYSYVNREVCELFGLPEDKILGKTDDAFFSPESVREIIVSDRPVLEEGLTIKREETNLAAENEKPRSYWTVKLPLRDEAGAIYGLCGISTDITELKQMENELKKKSAQLEEELAEREITQEALQEQTALLEEQTAMLEEEVEERRRAETALKQSEETVRHKLKAILEPEGDIGALELSDIIDSEMLQAMMEDFYRITGMLGAVLDVSGKVLVSVGWQDICTKFHRVHPEACRNCLESDTVLSRGVAVGESKRYRCKNNMWDIVTPIEVGGRHVGNVFIGQFFYEDEPPDVELFREQARRYGFDETEYLAALDRVPRFTKEAAEAGMKFYAELTKMVSTLSFTSIKVSRMLAERIHLEDQLRQSQKMEAVGQLAGGVAHDFNNILQVITGYGNMLKMNESLSKKEQEWLDHILSSSERAAQLTQGLLTFSRKQVIHLVPVDLNEVIENFKKFILRVIGEDIHLKTVTYGDRLIVHADVGQLEQVLINLATNARDSMPKGGMLTIETGLQAVESPFDHESGREEPGSYAVVTVSDSGSGMDEETRKRIFEPFYTTKEVGKGTGLGMAIVYGIVKQHNGIINVYSEPGHGTTFRIYLPVQEARSETDAQIVQVEAPKGGSETILLAEDDAEVRNLVVSILSQYGYEVIQAVDGQDVVEQFAANRERVAMILMDMIMPKNNGREAYEEITLLQPGVKVLYSSGYTADFIQNRGVSEEGIELIMKPVQPMELLRKVREVLDR is encoded by the coding sequence ATGTTCAAAAGTCTCATCCTCATGCTATGCCTCATAGTCTCCGTTGCAGCAGCACCGGGCGCCTATCAATCCCAGAAAACGCTGGTGGTCGGGAGCGAGGAGAATTTCCCCCCCTTCTCCACCGGAAGTACCGACGAGACGGCAGGCGGCTTCGCCGTGGAACTATGGAAAGAGGTCGCCCAGGAAGCGGGGCTCAAATACAGCATCCGCGTCAGGCCGTGGGGCGAGCTGCTCCAGGAGTTCAGGGATGGCAAGGTCGACGTGCTGGTAAATATAGCGACCTCCGAGGAGCGGCATCGCTACACCGATTTCAGCGTTCCCCACGTCACCGTCAACGGCGCGATATTCGTGCGCAAGGGAGACTCCCGCATACGCTCCGAGGAAGACCTGGCGGGGAAATCCATCATCGTGTTCAAATCCGACCTCGCCCATGAATACGCCATCTCCAAGGGGTGGCAAAAGCAACTGGTGCTGGTGAGCGATGCCCGCGAAGGACTACGGCTCCTCTCCTCCGGAAAGCACGACGCCATGCTGCTCAGCAAGCTCGCCGGCATGCAGACGCTGCGCGAACTCCACATCGAAAACGTGCGGGCCTTGGATGCCAAAGTCGGCTACGCGCAGAAGTTCACCTTCGGCGTGCGCAAAGGAGAGTCGGACCTTCTCGCGGCGCTCAACGAGGGTTTGGCCCTGACCAAGGCAGACGGCGACTATGACGAGCTGTACCAGAAGTGGTTCGGCGTTTACGAGACCAAGGAGCCAACCTTCAGGGACATGTTGAAGTACCTGCTTCCCTTCGCGCTCCTGGTGGCGTGCCTTGCCGTCTATTTCTTCTACAGGCGCAGTCGCGAAAGAAAAGCGTCCGAAGCCGCTCTACGGGAAAGCAAGCTGCGCCTGGACACCATCCTCGACAACGTCGGCGCCTACATCTTCATAAAGGACACCAAGTACCGCTACAGCTATGTGAACCGCGAGGTCTGCGAACTGTTCGGCCTACCGGAAGATAAGATCCTGGGAAAGACAGACGACGCGTTCTTCTCCCCCGAATCGGTGCGCGAGATCATCGTCAGCGACCGCCCCGTGCTCGAGGAGGGGCTCACCATCAAAAGGGAAGAGACCAATCTGGCTGCCGAGAACGAAAAGCCGCGCAGTTACTGGACGGTGAAGCTTCCGCTGCGTGACGAAGCAGGCGCCATATACGGCCTCTGCGGCATATCGACGGACATCACCGAACTGAAGCAGATGGAAAACGAGCTGAAAAAGAAAAGCGCTCAACTCGAGGAGGAACTGGCTGAGCGGGAGATCACCCAGGAAGCGCTCCAGGAGCAGACGGCGCTGCTCGAGGAACAGACCGCAATGCTGGAAGAGGAGGTCGAGGAGCGAAGACGGGCCGAGACAGCGCTTAAACAGAGCGAGGAGACGGTCCGGCACAAACTCAAGGCAATCCTGGAACCAGAAGGCGACATAGGCGCCCTTGAACTCTCGGACATCATCGACAGCGAGATGCTCCAGGCCATGATGGAGGATTTCTACAGGATAACCGGGATGCTGGGAGCGGTCCTCGATGTTTCGGGGAAGGTGCTCGTCTCGGTAGGGTGGCAGGACATCTGCACCAAGTTCCACAGGGTCCACCCCGAGGCATGCAGGAACTGCCTCGAAAGCGACACGGTTCTTTCCAGGGGGGTGGCGGTAGGCGAGTCCAAACGCTACCGTTGCAAGAACAACATGTGGGACATAGTGACGCCGATAGAGGTTGGTGGGAGGCACGTCGGCAACGTCTTCATCGGGCAGTTCTTCTACGAGGACGAACCGCCCGACGTGGAGCTTTTCCGCGAGCAGGCAAGGCGCTACGGGTTCGACGAGACCGAGTACCTGGCAGCGCTGGATCGGGTGCCCCGTTTCACAAAGGAAGCGGCCGAAGCGGGGATGAAATTCTACGCGGAACTGACCAAGATGGTTTCCACGCTCAGTTTCACCTCGATAAAGGTCTCGAGGATGCTTGCCGAGCGCATCCACCTCGAAGACCAGCTCCGGCAGTCGCAGAAGATGGAAGCGGTAGGGCAACTGGCTGGCGGTGTCGCCCACGATTTCAACAACATCCTGCAGGTGATCACCGGCTACGGCAATATGCTCAAGATGAACGAAAGCCTCAGCAAAAAAGAGCAGGAATGGCTTGACCACATCCTGTCATCGTCCGAACGGGCGGCGCAGCTCACCCAGGGACTGCTTACGTTCAGCAGGAAACAGGTGATCCACCTGGTACCTGTCGATCTGAACGAGGTCATCGAGAACTTCAAGAAATTCATCCTCAGGGTGATCGGCGAGGACATACACCTGAAGACGGTGACCTACGGCGACCGGCTCATCGTGCACGCCGACGTGGGGCAGCTCGAACAGGTGCTGATCAACCTGGCGACCAACGCGCGCGATTCCATGCCCAAAGGCGGCATGCTCACCATCGAGACCGGACTGCAGGCGGTGGAGTCCCCCTTCGACCACGAATCCGGGCGTGAGGAACCGGGGAGCTACGCCGTGGTGACCGTGTCGGATAGCGGCAGCGGTATGGACGAGGAGACCCGCAAGAGGATCTTCGAGCCGTTCTACACCACGAAGGAGGTCGGCAAGGGGACCGGCCTCGGCATGGCGATCGTCTACGGCATCGTCAAGCAGCATAACGGGATCATCAACGTCTACAGCGAGCCCGGGCACGGGACCACTTTCAGGATTTACCTGCCGGTGCAGGAGGCCAGGAGCGAGACGGACGCCCAAATCGTGCAGGTGGAGGCGCCAAAAGGGGGGAGCGAAACCATCCTTCTGGCCGAGGACGATGCCGAAGTCCGCAATCTCGTGGTATCCATCCTCAGCCAGTACGGTTACGAGGTGATCCAGGCCGTGGACGGGCAGGACGTCGTCGAGCAGTTCGCCGCGAACAGGGAACGTGTAGCGATGATTCTGATGGATATGATCATGCCGAAAAACAACGGCAGGGAAGCCTACGAAGAGATCACGCTGCTGCAGCCGGGGGTGAAGGTGCTTTATTCGAGCGGCTACACTGCGGACTTCATCCAGAACAGGGGCGTTTCCGAAGAAGGGATCGAACTTATCATGAAACCGGTCCAGCCGATGG
- a CDS encoding tetratricopeptide repeat protein has protein sequence MKETTVMDDIANKRIEKLTNQGLDHLEAGRYSEAIQVAMKLEEAKGPLAFYIAAEVYASSKNFRDAVSTMRRGVLKRPTFWTNWFFLGIYLGQLNKYEEALAAYEQALLCPQANADMIRLNMAFLSIACKDFQAALDYLDCLEQTSLRSGAEQARVAALEGVGRLAEAEALAEVLLKERTEGDEEYQKRVGLVAAALARIRLQKGRSKEEVRSFLMHFLEEFGCSTPVLFEIVKLEELRYSAESKYYRLAIVAKLPMDHPWYREAQAYGIVYDVVSDSEERALEMVKVFESAAGVESVDVASCKIRGDMPEEPMGVFWFSEKFFS, from the coding sequence ATGAAGGAGACGACCGTGATGGATGATATAGCCAACAAGAGGATTGAAAAGCTGACGAACCAGGGGCTTGATCATTTGGAGGCCGGAAGGTACTCGGAAGCTATTCAAGTCGCCATGAAGCTCGAAGAGGCCAAAGGGCCTCTCGCCTTCTACATTGCCGCAGAGGTCTATGCCAGCTCCAAGAATTTCAGAGATGCCGTTTCGACGATGAGGCGCGGCGTGTTGAAGCGCCCCACTTTTTGGACGAACTGGTTCTTCCTCGGCATCTATCTCGGTCAACTTAATAAATATGAAGAAGCGCTGGCCGCCTATGAACAGGCACTGCTTTGTCCGCAGGCGAACGCGGATATGATTCGTCTCAACATGGCATTTCTCTCGATAGCTTGTAAGGACTTCCAGGCGGCGCTGGATTACCTTGACTGCCTCGAACAAACTTCTCTGCGATCGGGTGCCGAACAGGCGCGAGTGGCTGCTTTGGAGGGGGTCGGCAGACTTGCCGAAGCGGAAGCATTGGCCGAAGTCCTTCTCAAGGAGCGTACCGAGGGAGATGAGGAGTATCAAAAAAGGGTGGGGCTTGTGGCCGCGGCACTCGCGCGCATTCGGTTGCAAAAGGGACGATCAAAGGAAGAGGTCCGGAGTTTCCTGATGCATTTTCTGGAGGAGTTCGGATGCAGCACGCCGGTGCTCTTTGAAATAGTGAAGCTGGAAGAATTACGCTACAGTGCGGAGTCCAAATATTACCGCCTCGCGATTGTCGCCAAGCTCCCGATGGACCATCCCTGGTATCGGGAGGCGCAGGCTTACGGAATCGTCTACGACGTGGTATCGGATTCAGAGGAACGGGCGCTCGAGATGGTCAAGGTATTCGAGAGCGCCGCCGGGGTCGAGAGCGTAGACGTGGCGAGTTGCAAGATACGTGGAGACATGCCGGAAGAGCCGATGGGTGTTTTTTGGTTCAGCGAGAAATTTTTCAGCTAA
- the cmoB gene encoding tRNA 5-methoxyuridine(34)/uridine 5-oxyacetic acid(34) synthase CmoB, with protein sequence MNFYDALYPQLIAMGQERWAEQLQATLPERLDLDSHGKMSGWLSALQSLPELRPSHVELRDSVTIGSSADLEVAKVNREELIAQLQAFHPWRKGPYNFFGIEIDTEWRSDWKWDRVSPHIEPLAGRRVLDVGCGNGYHGWRMRGAGAEFVLGIDPFLLSVQQFQVMQRYLRDPQHHVLPIGIEDVPPDLACFDSVFSMGVLYHRRSPLDHLFELKGCLRPGGQLILETLIVEGDQETVFMPQGRYAKMRNVWFLPSIAAMTLWLKRCGFTEIACVDTNRTSTGEQRTTDWMRFESLPDFLDPDAPEKTIEGHPAPLRAIFTATKP encoded by the coding sequence ATGAATTTCTACGACGCCCTCTATCCGCAATTAATCGCCATGGGTCAGGAGCGCTGGGCAGAGCAGTTGCAGGCGACTCTGCCGGAGAGACTGGATCTCGACAGCCACGGGAAAATGTCCGGTTGGCTTAGCGCCCTGCAGTCGCTGCCGGAACTGCGTCCGTCCCATGTTGAACTGCGCGACAGCGTCACCATCGGCTCAAGTGCCGACCTCGAGGTCGCAAAAGTGAACCGCGAAGAATTGATCGCTCAGCTCCAGGCATTTCACCCCTGGCGCAAAGGCCCCTACAACTTCTTCGGCATCGAGATCGATACCGAGTGGCGCTCGGACTGGAAGTGGGATCGCGTCTCCCCGCACATAGAGCCCCTCGCCGGACGCAGGGTCCTCGATGTCGGCTGCGGCAACGGTTATCATGGCTGGCGCATGCGCGGCGCAGGCGCCGAGTTCGTACTGGGCATCGACCCTTTCCTGCTTTCGGTACAGCAGTTCCAGGTGATGCAGCGCTACCTCCGCGACCCGCAGCACCATGTCCTTCCCATCGGCATCGAGGATGTCCCGCCTGATCTCGCCTGCTTCGACAGCGTCTTCTCCATGGGTGTTCTCTACCATCGTCGCTCGCCGCTCGACCATCTGTTCGAGCTGAAGGGGTGCCTGCGCCCCGGCGGTCAACTGATCCTGGAGACGCTGATCGTCGAAGGGGACCAGGAGACGGTCTTCATGCCGCAGGGGCGTTACGCGAAGATGCGCAACGTCTGGTTCCTCCCCTCCATCGCCGCGATGACCCTGTGGCTTAAGCGCTGCGGCTTCACCGAGATTGCCTGCGTCGACACGAACCGCACGAGCACCGGCGAGCAGCGCACCACCGATTGGATGCGCTTCGAGTCGCTCCCCGATTTCCTCGACCCCGACGCCCCGGAGAAGACCATCGAAGGACACCCCGCACCGCTGCGTGCCATCTTCACCGCGACGAAGCCGTAG
- the cmoA gene encoding carboxy-S-adenosyl-L-methionine synthase CmoA, with protein sequence MMKKTDAIYAAPLQEMIDFKFDERVVAVFPDMIQRSVPGYGMIISNIGILAAKYAQAGSHCYDLGCSLGAATLSMRQRIKEQDCDIIAVDNSPAMLERGRELLARDAAPAVPVTMVCADIQDVPIENASVVVLNFTLQFIPPAQRQELIGRIYAGLRPGGILILSEKIAFSEPARQHFHQELHHDFKRANGYSDLEISQKRSALENVMIPETLACHQERLKSAGFSSVEVWFQCFNFASMVAIK encoded by the coding sequence GTGATGAAAAAAACAGATGCCATCTATGCCGCCCCTCTGCAGGAGATGATCGACTTCAAGTTCGACGAACGGGTCGTCGCGGTCTTCCCTGACATGATACAACGCTCGGTCCCCGGCTACGGGATGATCATATCCAACATCGGCATCCTCGCCGCGAAGTACGCCCAGGCGGGGAGCCACTGCTATGACCTCGGCTGTTCCCTCGGAGCGGCCACCCTTTCCATGCGCCAGCGCATCAAGGAACAAGACTGCGACATCATCGCGGTCGACAACTCCCCGGCGATGCTTGAGCGTGGCCGCGAACTGCTGGCGCGCGATGCCGCTCCGGCCGTTCCGGTGACCATGGTCTGTGCCGACATCCAGGATGTCCCCATCGAGAATGCCTCGGTGGTCGTCCTGAACTTCACACTGCAGTTCATCCCCCCGGCACAGCGTCAGGAGCTGATCGGGCGCATCTATGCCGGGCTCAGGCCGGGCGGCATCCTCATCCTCTCCGAGAAGATCGCCTTCAGCGAGCCGGCGCGGCAGCACTTTCATCAGGAACTGCATCACGACTTCAAGCGGGCCAACGGCTACAGCGATCTGGAGATCAGCCAGAAGCGGTCAGCCCTGGAAAACGTCATGATCCCTGAGACACTTGCCTGCCACCAGGAGCGGCTTAAGTCGGCCGGGTTCTCTTCCGTCGAGGTGTGGTTCCAGTGCTTCAACTTCGCCTCCATGGTCGCTATCAAATGA
- a CDS encoding LysE family translocator yields the protein MFSTILTIWLLYVAVLLSPGANTLLITQLAASDDGKSARVAAIGVAVGSTIWCICAVCGLHVIFVVFPTLRMALQISGAVYLLYIAWRLWRSAAAHDSEEKVRAAKTPLAAFRLGFLTNITNPKAALFFGSILAASFPAAPDKVLQVSVIALVMVSSASWHLLLAYVFSRSKVRTGYARFRSPFNRLAAVVVSSVGLALFITTLKEARRQISTASASFTGT from the coding sequence ATGTTCTCCACTATTCTTACAATTTGGCTTCTATACGTAGCAGTTCTGCTCAGTCCGGGGGCGAATACGCTCCTAATCACCCAGCTTGCGGCAAGCGATGACGGCAAATCGGCCCGAGTGGCGGCCATCGGAGTCGCCGTCGGTTCCACCATCTGGTGCATCTGTGCCGTGTGCGGGCTGCACGTTATTTTCGTGGTGTTTCCAACTCTCAGGATGGCGCTGCAGATTTCCGGCGCGGTCTATCTCCTGTACATCGCGTGGCGTCTCTGGCGTTCAGCCGCCGCGCACGATTCGGAGGAGAAGGTTCGCGCCGCGAAAACCCCGCTGGCAGCCTTTCGTCTTGGCTTTTTGACCAACATAACCAATCCGAAGGCGGCCCTCTTTTTCGGCAGTATTCTGGCCGCCTCCTTTCCTGCCGCTCCGGACAAGGTCCTGCAGGTTTCAGTCATAGCACTCGTGATGGTGTCGTCGGCCTCCTGGCATCTGCTTCTCGCGTATGTCTTTTCACGCAGCAAGGTGCGCACCGGCTATGCCCGTTTTCGCAGTCCCTTCAATCGCCTCGCCGCCGTTGTCGTAAGCAGTGTCGGCCTAGCCCTTTTCATCACCACCTTAAAGGAAGCCCGCCGCCAGATCTCCACCGCATCCGCAAGCTTCACCGGCACCTAG
- a CDS encoding type II toxin-antitoxin system MqsR family toxin, with protein MAEKRKPSYDLDALKTAFSTVDRLALTGTALRTSAAIGFGRAEIVATIHSMQRGQFYKSMTSYSDARLWQDVYHVPSPLGLLYVKFTADVVTEFLLLSFKEKDDE; from the coding sequence ATGGCTGAGAAGCGCAAGCCGAGTTACGATCTCGATGCCTTAAAGACCGCCTTCAGCACGGTTGACCGGCTTGCCCTCACTGGTACCGCCCTGCGCACTTCTGCTGCCATAGGCTTCGGGCGTGCAGAAATCGTGGCCACGATCCATTCCATGCAGCGGGGACAGTTTTACAAGTCAATGACCTCTTACTCCGATGCCAGACTCTGGCAGGATGTTTACCACGTGCCGTCGCCGCTGGGGCTGCTTTACGTCAAGTTCACCGCCGATGTCGTTACGGAGTTTCTGCTGTTGTCGTTCAAGGAGAAGGATGATGAGTAA
- a CDS encoding type II toxin-antitoxin system MqsA family antitoxin, translated as MSNPVCPETGAPMYRDTRPMTLTYKGESITFDMPGWYCDQSDESVHTGEDLKASDRILNRLKAAHEGLLPPEEIRRIRKKLHLTQEAAGLLIGGGPRAFQKYEKGDLLPSRAISTALILLDRDPEGLSVLKTPKKAA; from the coding sequence ATGAGTAACCCTGTGTGCCCTGAAACCGGAGCGCCGATGTATCGTGACACCCGCCCCATGACCCTTACTTACAAGGGGGAATCAATCACCTTCGACATGCCGGGCTGGTACTGCGACCAGTCGGACGAGAGCGTCCATACAGGCGAGGATCTGAAAGCCTCCGATCGAATTCTGAACCGCTTGAAGGCCGCCCACGAGGGACTCCTTCCGCCCGAAGAGATCCGTCGCATCAGGAAAAAGCTGCACCTGACCCAGGAGGCGGCGGGGCTTCTGATCGGCGGCGGTCCTCGGGCCTTTCAAAAGTATGAAAAGGGGGACCTGCTGCCCAGCCGGGCGATAAGTACTGCCCTTATCCTCCTCGACCGCGATCCGGAGGGGCTTTCGGTCCTCAAAACCCCTAAAAAGGCTGCTTGA
- a CDS encoding DUF4870 family protein, producing the protein MEGMVLGIDAEEGVIRTADGTRYRFRSSDWKSPRAPQPRDRVDFVVDGEYAREIYLMGYGMGDVSEAFNKVQTSEKTMPAVVYGCYIGAILWGVTMIVGVALAYVYRGSASPALTRTHFDYQISIFWKSLIGYLLGILFLFVGVGIVILALTYLWVIIKSVKGWRLLNQGEPMSSRG; encoded by the coding sequence ATGGAAGGCATGGTGCTTGGAATCGATGCGGAAGAGGGAGTCATCAGGACGGCTGACGGTACCAGGTACCGCTTCAGGAGTTCGGACTGGAAAAGCCCCCGCGCGCCTCAACCGAGGGACCGGGTCGACTTCGTTGTTGATGGGGAATACGCTCGCGAGATCTACCTGATGGGCTACGGCATGGGAGACGTTTCGGAGGCTTTCAACAAGGTACAGACGTCGGAGAAGACCATGCCTGCCGTGGTCTACGGCTGCTACATCGGTGCGATTCTGTGGGGCGTCACCATGATCGTCGGTGTCGCATTAGCCTATGTCTACCGCGGCAGCGCGTCCCCTGCCCTCACCCGCACGCACTTCGACTACCAGATAAGCATCTTCTGGAAATCCCTCATCGGCTATCTCCTCGGGATACTCTTCCTGTTCGTCGGTGTCGGGATAGTCATCCTCGCCCTCACCTACCTCTGGGTCATCATCAAGAGCGTCAAAGGCTGGCGCCTGCTCAATCAGGGTGAACCGATGTCGTCACGAGGCTGA
- a CDS encoding VF530 family protein: protein MTTQSPTDPLHGVTLKMILTELVEVLGWEELGRRIDIRCFTHTPSISSSLKFLRRTPWARDKVEEMYLRLKM from the coding sequence ATGACCACTCAATCGCCAACCGACCCGCTCCACGGCGTCACTTTGAAGATGATTCTGACCGAATTGGTGGAGGTGCTCGGCTGGGAAGAACTGGGAAGGCGGATCGATATTCGCTGTTTTACCCACACCCCCAGCATTTCCTCCAGCCTCAAGTTCCTAAGAAGGACCCCCTGGGCCAGAGACAAGGTCGAGGAGATGTATCTGAGGCTGAAGATGTAG